From the genome of Psychrilyobacter atlanticus DSM 19335, one region includes:
- a CDS encoding FMN-dependent NADH-azoreductase, which translates to MKVLYIKASPKPKDKSVSHRIAEAFIEEYKKNNPKDEITELNLHDEGCPYVDYKILCDSFEGKGLMVETANKFVEYDKFIISSPMWNLSIPAILKSYIDLITVKGITFEYSRLGIPRGLAKGKKAFYLGSRGGGYPFPLSLIAFDMRYIKYIFRFIGIKNFKSFILENVDKSPEKTKQNFEKSLEKVRKLARRF; encoded by the coding sequence ATGAAAGTATTGTATATAAAAGCAAGTCCAAAACCGAAAGACAAGTCAGTTTCCCATAGAATTGCAGAAGCATTTATAGAGGAATATAAAAAAAATAATCCAAAGGACGAAATAACAGAATTAAACCTTCATGATGAGGGATGTCCATATGTAGATTATAAGATCCTATGTGATTCATTTGAAGGAAAGGGGCTTATGGTAGAAACTGCAAATAAATTTGTGGAATATGATAAATTTATAATTAGCTCTCCCATGTGGAACCTTTCAATACCAGCGATTTTAAAATCTTATATAGATCTTATCACTGTAAAAGGAATTACTTTTGAATATAGCAGGTTAGGAATTCCAAGAGGCCTTGCAAAGGGAAAAAAAGCATTTTATTTAGGATCTAGAGGAGGGGGGTATCCGTTCCCACTTTCCTTGATTGCATTTGATATGAGATATATAAAATATATCTTTAGGTTTATAGGGATAAAAAACTTTAAAAGTTTTATCCTTGAAAACGTAGACAAATCCCCAGAAAAAACAAAACAAAATTTTGAAAAAAGCCTAGAAAAAGTCAGGAAATTGGCAAGAAGATTTTAA
- a CDS encoding exopolysaccharide biosynthesis polyprenyl glycosylphosphotransferase, which translates to MINEIKVLTTIKFLLYLVLLGVFRNGMTDAVVIDIVVTMVIYYLFNSYFIERDIDKLLVIAFVNIINFIITINSLPLTIGITIYSLMFLYQILSNKFLKKHLKQEKSILIIGETEKKPEALKLIEESDDYKGVHHFFKDDLTLFDEKNFMKFIKEKKIHEILVLDKDLKNQVVTNILNVKVTGIKIYNYYEFFEYIRGQLHLEELDEKKLLFDHGFGVYHNQFQKQLKRTVDIILAISVAIVVAPIVVVAALIVKLESRGPVLFKQDRVGEGNKVFKMIKFRSMKLHDENAHSKYAGKTDSRITNFGKIMRKTRIDELPQLWNVIKGEMSFVGPRAEWVKLANEYEKNISFFPLRHTVRPGLTGWAQVNYPYGASEDDMKKKLMYDLYYVKHQTAGIDLVILLKTAGVVFLGKGQ; encoded by the coding sequence ATGATAAATGAAATAAAAGTACTGACAACAATAAAATTTTTGCTCTACTTGGTGTTGCTGGGAGTATTTCGAAATGGGATGACCGATGCAGTAGTAATAGATATAGTAGTTACAATGGTTATCTACTATCTCTTCAACAGTTATTTTATAGAGAGGGATATAGACAAACTACTGGTGATTGCATTTGTTAATATAATCAACTTCATAATAACAATAAATAGTTTACCCCTAACGATAGGGATAACTATCTATAGCTTGATGTTTTTATATCAAATTTTGAGTAATAAATTTCTAAAAAAACATCTAAAACAGGAAAAGTCTATCCTTATAATTGGGGAAACAGAAAAAAAACCTGAAGCACTAAAACTGATAGAGGAGAGCGATGATTATAAGGGGGTTCATCATTTTTTCAAAGATGATCTAACCCTATTTGATGAAAAAAACTTCATGAAATTTATAAAGGAAAAAAAAATCCATGAGATTTTGGTATTGGATAAAGATTTGAAAAATCAAGTGGTAACAAATATATTGAATGTAAAGGTTACAGGGATTAAAATTTATAATTATTATGAGTTTTTTGAGTATATAAGAGGACAGCTTCATCTAGAAGAGTTAGATGAGAAAAAACTCTTATTTGACCATGGGTTTGGTGTCTATCATAATCAATTTCAAAAACAATTAAAGAGAACTGTAGATATAATTTTAGCTATATCAGTGGCTATAGTAGTAGCTCCAATTGTAGTGGTAGCCGCACTGATTGTAAAGCTGGAATCTAGAGGGCCTGTATTATTTAAGCAGGATAGGGTAGGAGAGGGAAATAAGGTTTTTAAGATGATTAAATTTCGTTCAATGAAACTGCATGATGAAAATGCCCACTCAAAATATGCAGGGAAGACTGATTCTAGAATAACTAACTTTGGAAAGATAATGAGAAAAACCAGGATAGATGAACTGCCTCAACTTTGGAATGTTATAAAGGGAGAGATGAGTTTTGTAGGTCCGCGGGCTGAGTGGGTTAAGTTAGCTAATGAATATGAAAAAAATATTTCTTTTTTCCCGCTTCGACATACAGTCAGACCAGGGCTGACTGGCTGGGCTCAAGTAAACTATCCATATGGGGCTTCAGAAGATGATATGAAAAAAAAATTGATGTACGATCTTTATTATGTAAAACATCAGACTGCAGGGATAGATCTAGTGATCTTATTAAAAACTGCTGGTGTAGTATTTTTAGGGAAGGGGCAATAA
- a CDS encoding NUDIX hydrolase translates to MDRERIREKLNDGIIGREKNFNSAVLASIIEIDGKYNFILEKRSKNIRQGGEISFPGGGWEETDKNFEETAIRETVEELGILSKNIEILGKLGTLIIPAGVLIEVYVGEILCRIEDLNINLEEVDEILIIPIDYFRNNPPKLEKITVQMHPHYEIDGKRVEFPAKYYNLPEKYHKPWNGREREVYIYEYHGGAIWGITADIIYEIINKII, encoded by the coding sequence ATGGATAGGGAAAGGATACGGGAAAAATTAAATGATGGGATAATAGGAAGAGAAAAAAATTTTAATAGTGCAGTACTTGCTAGTATTATAGAGATAGACGGAAAGTATAATTTTATTTTGGAAAAAAGATCGAAAAACATAAGGCAAGGTGGAGAGATAAGTTTCCCCGGAGGAGGATGGGAAGAAACAGATAAAAATTTTGAGGAAACGGCTATAAGGGAAACTGTAGAAGAACTGGGAATACTCTCTAAAAATATAGAGATACTGGGGAAATTGGGGACTCTGATAATTCCTGCCGGTGTATTGATAGAGGTATATGTAGGTGAGATCCTATGCAGGATAGAAGATTTAAATATAAATCTAGAAGAAGTGGATGAAATTTTGATAATTCCCATAGATTATTTTAGAAATAATCCTCCTAAGCTTGAAAAAATAACTGTACAGATGCATCCCCACTATGAAATAGACGGAAAAAGAGTAGAATTCCCAGCTAAATATTATAATTTACCTGAAAAATATCACAAACCTTGGAATGGAAGGGAGAGAGAGGTATATATATATGAATATCATGGAGGAGCTATTTGGGGAATTACAGCAGATATAATCTACGAAATTATAAATAAAATAATTTAA
- a CDS encoding DUF2147 domain-containing protein: MRKMILGFMLLITSLTFAQEGYTGYWMMPEGKFIIHIQKTGNDEYIGQVAWLKDLYYPKGDKMEGIEQYDRNNPDKTMRRESRKVMGLPVVGELFEKDGKLEDGWIYDSWNGKMYHGSAKLLDENTLKLRGSFDKWGILGLSQKAKRVVDLKKYGILTDEKK, translated from the coding sequence ATGAGAAAAATGATTTTGGGATTTATGCTTTTAATAACTAGTTTAACCTTTGCTCAAGAAGGATATACAGGGTATTGGATGATGCCGGAAGGGAAATTTATCATCCATATTCAAAAAACTGGAAACGATGAATATATAGGTCAGGTTGCCTGGCTGAAAGATCTGTATTATCCTAAGGGAGATAAGATGGAAGGGATAGAGCAATATGATAGGAACAATCCCGATAAAACTATGAGGAGAGAGAGCAGAAAAGTTATGGGGCTGCCAGTTGTAGGAGAACTATTTGAAAAAGATGGTAAATTAGAAGATGGATGGATCTATGATTCTTGGAATGGGAAGATGTACCATGGAAGTGCTAAATTATTGGATGAAAATACTCTAAAGCTGAGAGGATCTTTTGATAAATGGGGGATTCTAGGATTGAGTCAAAAGGCTAAAAGGGTAGTGGATCTGAAAAAATACGGGATACTAACCGATGAAAAAAAATAA
- a CDS encoding class I SAM-dependent methyltransferase, with protein MKKNNYSERSKIFFNRVADTNYGNSEKLDRYILKNIVIDDETTVLDLGCGDGRFLQKLRSLNSNNILYGLDISQKMLEIGRSKNIEKCEFSLGDSSYLPYSDGSVDLIVCLNSFHHYSTPNLTLKEIKRVLSSDGRVVIGDIFTLPIIREMINLYLPYSRSGDYKMYSKKSLDKIFSVEGFKNQNFSIVSPWLFVSEYKKK; from the coding sequence ATGAAAAAAAATAATTATAGTGAAAGATCTAAGATTTTTTTTAATAGAGTTGCAGATACTAACTATGGCAATTCGGAAAAATTAGACAGGTATATCTTAAAAAATATAGTTATAGATGATGAAACAACTGTTCTTGATTTAGGTTGTGGTGATGGAAGGTTTTTACAAAAATTAAGAAGTTTGAATTCAAATAATATTCTCTATGGGCTGGATATATCTCAAAAAATGCTGGAGATAGGTAGGTCTAAAAATATAGAAAAATGTGAGTTTAGTCTTGGGGACAGCAGTTATTTACCTTATAGTGATGGAAGTGTAGATTTAATAGTCTGCCTGAATTCATTTCATCATTATTCGACTCCCAATTTGACTCTAAAGGAGATAAAAAGAGTTTTAAGTTCAGATGGAAGGGTAGTAATAGGGGATATATTTACCCTGCCGATTATCAGAGAGATGATTAATTTATATCTGCCATACAGCAGAAGTGGAGATTATAAGATGTATTCTAAGAAAAGTTTAGATAAAATTTTTAGTGTAGAAGGATTTAAAAATCAAAACTTTTCTATAGTATCTCCTTGGCTATTTGTTTCAGAATATAAAAAGAAATAA
- a CDS encoding DUF547 domain-containing protein translates to MKKILIMFFIVTSLAMGDYLDTWDELLQKYTSIGESGGTILVVVDYRGLKQDIKFEKLLEEVRKVEIKKIKGDELKAFWINTYNIGAVKTIVDNYPIEGIKDAGSLFKSVWSREVIEVEGKLYSLGEIENEILRKTGDELIHFAIVCASISCPDLKRTAYRGGNLEKQLLEQKLKFLDEKNKGVYTVGDTIYISKIFKWYKSDFGNIRKYLDISPDKKIKYLDYNWELNEMNQ, encoded by the coding sequence GTGAAAAAAATATTGATTATGTTTTTTATTGTGACAAGTCTGGCTATGGGAGATTATTTGGATACCTGGGATGAACTCCTTCAAAAATATACATCTATTGGAGAAAGTGGTGGAACAATTTTGGTGGTAGTAGATTACAGGGGATTAAAGCAAGATATTAAATTTGAAAAATTATTAGAAGAGGTAAGGAAGGTGGAGATAAAAAAAATAAAAGGAGATGAGTTAAAGGCATTTTGGATAAATACCTATAATATAGGGGCGGTTAAGACCATAGTGGATAACTATCCCATAGAGGGGATCAAAGATGCGGGCTCGTTGTTTAAATCGGTTTGGAGTAGAGAGGTTATAGAGGTAGAAGGTAAACTCTATTCTTTGGGGGAGATAGAAAATGAAATTTTGAGAAAGACCGGGGATGAACTTATTCATTTTGCAATAGTATGTGCATCGATATCATGCCCAGATCTAAAGAGAACTGCCTATCGTGGAGGAAATTTAGAAAAACAGCTTTTGGAACAAAAGCTAAAATTTTTAGATGAAAAAAATAAAGGGGTTTATACAGTGGGAGATACTATATATATATCTAAAATTTTTAAATGGTATAAAAGCGATTTTGGAAATATAAGGAAATATCTAGATATTTCTCCAGATAAAAAAATAAAATATCTGGACTATAATTGGGAATTAAATGAGATGAATCAATAA
- the upp gene encoding uracil phosphoribosyltransferase — MSVIEINHPLVQHKLTLLRNKDAETKLFRETLTEITGLMTYEATKDFKLKDVEVETPIMKTTAKVLADKVAVVPILRAGLGMVEGVTTFIPTAKIGHIGVYRDEETLQPVYYYCKLPENIADMKVLLVDPMLATGGSAIYSIDYLKEAGVKDISFMCIIAAPEGIAKVIEKHPDVDIFVGKMDQGLDENSYIYPGLGDCGDRIFGTK; from the coding sequence ATGTCAGTAATAGAAATTAATCACCCATTAGTACAACATAAATTAACTTTACTTAGAAATAAAGACGCAGAAACAAAATTATTTAGAGAAACTTTAACGGAAATAACAGGGTTAATGACTTATGAAGCTACAAAGGACTTTAAATTAAAGGATGTAGAGGTTGAAACTCCTATAATGAAGACAACAGCTAAAGTATTAGCTGACAAGGTAGCTGTAGTTCCTATCTTAAGAGCTGGATTAGGAATGGTAGAAGGTGTTACTACATTTATCCCAACGGCTAAAATAGGGCATATAGGGGTATACAGAGATGAAGAAACATTACAACCAGTATACTACTACTGTAAATTACCAGAAAATATAGCTGATATGAAAGTTTTATTAGTAGATCCTATGCTTGCAACTGGTGGATCAGCAATCTACTCAATCGATTACCTTAAAGAAGCAGGTGTAAAAGATATTTCATTTATGTGTATCATAGCAGCTCCTGAAGGGATCGCAAAAGTAATCGAAAAGCATCCTGATGTAGATATCTTTGTAGGAAAGATGGATCAAGGATTAGATGAAAATTCATATATCTATCCAGGATTAGGAGATTGTGGAGATAGAATATTTGGAACTAAGTAA
- the rpmE gene encoding 50S ribosomal protein L31, with protein MKKGIHPDYHLINVECSCGNKFETRSTYTKETLNVAVCSECHPFYTGKAKFVDAAGRVDKFNKRYNLKK; from the coding sequence ATGAAAAAAGGTATTCATCCTGATTATCACTTAATTAACGTTGAGTGTTCATGTGGAAACAAATTTGAAACTAGATCAACATATACAAAAGAAACTTTAAATGTAGCTGTTTGTTCTGAGTGTCATCCATTCTATACAGGTAAGGCGAAATTCGTTGATGCTGCTGGTAGAGTAGATAAGTTTAACAAAAGATACAACCTTAAGAAATAA